The Magnolia sinica isolate HGM2019 chromosome 11, MsV1, whole genome shotgun sequence DNA window TGTGATCTCAACCACATAAATACCCTCACCTgaaaaccccaaaaatcagcctggtaCACTCGTCAGATGGGCCAGTGTACATGACAAATGAACAGCTAAAAAAGCTGGGTCCATTTGTTTCAGAAACTATGTCCACCTGGTGGATGGGCAGGTGTATTTTTTGGGCCTGGCATCTACAAGGTGGGGCACACGTGATGAGCGGTACAGATGTTCCACAGACATTCTGCCCTGGCACACATGGCGCCGTATAGAGGGGTGGGGATCTACACACGTGCAATCATCAGACCTAGCACCAGCAGATTAATCAAGCACTAATTGCATTGCTGTTTGCTGGTAGGCTAAGCGAGCGTCTTGAAGAACGCGAGGGCAATGCAGTTCTGAAGTCTGGAGCTGCTGCCAAAATTCAGGGATTTACGGAATGGGCTTTGAATTGTGTTGGTTTCTACTCCTATTTCAAGGGAAACAATGACAGGGTAATGAACAGCTGGGTCATTGAGCTTCAACTCCAGCTTTCTGCATTCAGAGAACTTTTGGATCTCATAGGCGTCCACCTCACGGTGAAGGATTTCACTGAGGCCTTTGACGCTGCATGCTTTGCTCTCACACTCTTCTTCAGTGCGATCGATCCTGGTCGGGTGTCTGGAATCACGTCGAGTGCAATCCAAGGCTTCCTAGAAATATTGTTGGAGTGGGGCGCAGACGATTTTAACCGTTGGGTTCTTCAAGCTTCTTGCTTCGGTAGTACCGAGCTGGTTCGCATTCTCTTGCAGGTAAAGAGAGCACATGACTAGCTTTTTACTTGCTACTAGGAGAGATGCATGCACATGACAAATACAATGGCTGGATTTTGAATGCTTCTCTCCCCACATGGGTATGTGTTTGTGAGATCAGGGTTCATCAGGTCTGCTGTTTGTATTTATCGTGACCTGAGAATTAGGACAATCAGTTCATTAGGTTTCCCACTCGTATCGTCGTCATCAtagccttataccaactaattgaGGTCGGCCAGTCATACAGTAAAAGAAAAACCAACAGTCCATATTCAACATGCACGTCTCCTCCAGTGATGGGACCAGCATGATTTTCAGGTCATGGCACATGCATGGCAGGGCCTAGCTGATGAACTACCTGGATCTCACACTGATGTGCCAAAATAGCATGTGagtaggatttgaaatcctactcttACAAGCAGCCATGGCAGGACTCCATTCGCAACTATGCTATGGACTCTCTTTCTGGCAACGGAAAACTCTCATTTTTCATGCATCAGTGCATATTGGGTTGAGGTTGCTAGAATACATTCCAACGTATTGCAAAGGGTACACCGGGACTTCAGCCATTGGATCAGGGTcttttcaatgacccaaaccATTTAGATGATAGTCCTCACCATGGGTGGGGTATACCCAAAAAAGACCTCAAATTGAGATAATTTCAACTTTTTTATTATTCAAAAGTTTAGAAGACCGTCCATATTATAAGGATTGAAATATTCCAATATAAGAGTGTATATTCTCTACCTATGCCCCATTCAAGATGTGGTCCACCATGTaaacagtttagatcattgaaagatgactTAGGTCCAAAGGCTAAGTCCCAACTTATCATATTGTAGTACATCCAGATGTATTCTATCAAACCTCTTTTGGGTTTTGTTAGTTCTCATTTTCTGCATGTTTTCTCTGTGGAATGAGAGTTACTTTGGGATTTCATTGTATCTGTCTTGATTTCAGATATCCCAGCGCAACAACTTGGATGTCGATGTGGATCTTGCTCTGGCCTTTGCGTCCCGCTTTTGCAAGATTAGCACGATCGAGTGCTTGGTGGTGGAAGGGAATGCGACTGACTTCTTGGGCCCTCTCATGAGAGCAGCGGGGAAGGGCTGCATTCAAGTAGTCAAATGGTTTGTCGAGAGGGGCTGCACTGATATGGATCTTTGCCTGACACTCACGGCAGCAGCTTCAAGTAGTAGAATTGAGGTGATAGACTACTTGTTACCCAACGTGCCCCACCATGTCCTTTCTACTTTGTGTATAGAGCTGATCAAAGCGGCCGGAGAACAGAGCAGCGATTCGTTTGTTGGCATTGGATATCTAATGAGATCGAATTTCTTGCGTGATCCGGAAGCGACTTATGCAGCTGCAGATTGTGTGGCGAAATCGGAGGATGAAACCATCTCTCCAGAGTTGAGAGCCTTTTTCCATGATACGTGGTCTGAGGATGCGTTCCTGCGTGGGCGGAGGTTTGGTCAAGACCACTATGCGAACGTGATGAGAGTTGTGAAACGGGGATTGTCGCCTTTGAGTCTTCAAGATCTACCATTGTCATTGCAGGTAACAAAGTGTTCTTCTCTTTATGTTTACCTTAGCTGCATTCGGCTCGGGGTGCAAGAAAATAACTCATTTCAAGAGACAGCCCTCTTTCCAGTACAACATAAAAGAGACCCATTTCACGATTTTTGGAAATTCCACCTGTTTGGATAGGAAGATTCCAAAGCGCGGATGTGGAAAACCTCCATGGAAAACTAAAACCGTGGAGAAGTGGGAAAAAGTATCCATCCACTGTTTATTTGCAGCTATATTTTCCATGGAAATTGATTTGTTTTCCCTCTGCCATTGTTTGGATAGAACTTTTTATCCTGGAAAACCGAAAAGAGCCCTTAAAGGTCAGATGGTGTCACCAATAAAAAGAGGAAATGCGCATGGTTTTTTGGACAAAATCAATCCACTCATTTTCTGAGAAAAACATTAATAAACGACAATTGATTTCTACTGCTATTTTTTATAATACAAACAACATAAAAAACCATATCTGTTGAAATCAATTCATTTCTAACCATTTAGAAAATTTCCCAAGTCACAAATGGATTTCTCCCCTCCTGAAGCAGCCCTGCCCCGAATGCGTCCTCACTTTTACCTGAACCTCAGCCTGAGGATTCACACAGTATACACTGGTCTTCAGTTTGGACAAGTGGGCCCGTGGTTCAGCAGGCCAGATTGTCTGGCAGATGTGAGCCGACGTGGAAGAGACCATTCTCCAAAAAATTTCCAGATGGGAATATCCTATCCACCGATCTTGGGCCCGTTTTCAGTCGATTTGCACCCTTGCTGCATTTCTATTCTTTTTAAGTCTGTTTACAGCCACAAGTTGAAAGGTTGGGATTGTCCTGTGGAGGAGATTTTTGGGGAAAGTCTGTCTACAGCGCAGCCCAACAAACAAACGGTCGTGATCACTGAACCATGTGCATCACTTGTGCAAACTGAGGAGTGATGCAAACTGAGGTTGAAGTATTCTATGTAAATATCAAGGATCTGTTAAACCAAATTAGATGGAGCTCTTTGAAAATTTCGCTGCAAATTTTCTACAGAGGAATTAGAGAGGTCCGAGCTTCGACACCCTGCATATGTGGCACATGGGCCGGTCATCCAGACCGTGATCTGATGGGCAACATGGTGGATTGAGGATGCCCCAAACTTCTAGATTGGAAGATTCTAAGCCTTTAATCAGTGGCTTACCAATAGACAGTTAAGAAGCAAATATATTAATGGTCCACATTTTATCAAGGGCTAGGACTGTTCCAACTGAAAGGGACACCTCAGATCAACAATCTGGATCACCAAAGCATATAGATGACCCTATAGCGCCTAGTCTCCTTTTCTTGTAGGGGAATTATCACATAGATTCATTCGTATAGTAATAACCATATGTttgagctttgtggggcccatgatgtgCTAGTGATATCCAACCTGTCCCATTATATTCTTCCCGTAATGTTGGGTGTAGATCTCCAAAATCCAGCCTGATCTGTATCTCAGATGCACCAAAGGGTACAATGGGGACATTGGGGGAAGGCGGCGCCCGTGATAGAAGCTTCTGAtgggatgtggggtccaccttgttgtGCCTATGTCATCCAACCTAGTCATCAGGTGttccccaccaggatgaagggacatgTCAAAGCACACGAAGGGAACAACAGGGACACTTTTAGACatgcccacctgatttttttatAGGGGTGGTTCCTGGGATGTACATTGCCCATAAGTAGGCTCACcggatgcatggtttggattctacatgcacatcacaggtgggccccacatggcttgtTCACATACGTGATCATGCATCTCTTTATCAATATCAGTGAATGGTGCTTTTTATTTGAGCATTTGCAGGTAGCAATCGCATATTTGCCTCTGTACAGAGAATGCATAGAAGCTGGCGGGCCACTGCTTTCTCAATGGTTGCGGGGTCAGCTGGTGGAGGCTGCTTGGAGGCTCGGAAAAGGATCTTTCGACAACATTGAGCAAGTCATCTGGCGGACCAGAAATGATCTCCTCGCAGTTCTGGAGTGTCATATCCCAGTGTTCTTGCTGTAGCAGTTGGGTGCAACTTTGTTTCCTTTGTCACATGTGCCGGAGCGGCCACATGTGGTCGCGATCCAAGCTGTTCAATAGGTGGTCCTGCCTCATATGCTTTTTGGCTGAAAAATCTGGCTGGCCTGCTCATCAGGCGTGACGTgtacagcaaaaaaaaaataaaatagatggtgGAAAGAGAGGTACCATACAATGCTTTGGCTGAAAGTTTGTACTGCAATGGATGGGTTTTTTTAGATTTTATAAGTGGGTACTGCAGTTaaagtgatctgaaccgttgatatcATGGGCTCTATTGTGGATACACGGGTGGCCAAGGAACAaatggttaagaaagaaaatacatcaatggttcacattcaagtAAGAAAGAAGCCAGATATTCAAAGAAGTAGGATCTCCCATAGATATGGAccatccaaggtgaggcccatgCTATCAACTGTTTTtgaaccatgtgggccccacttgaggaaACTGAAAACCTTCACTATGCTTTACAAAAGTTCACCCCGGCATTGTATTGTCTGGTCAATGCCTCCAACAGAGTTTAATCAATGGTCTGCATTCAACATCCAAGCATGGCCCAACTGATGACCGGCTTGTCATAATTTATGGCCTACAATGCATAGACCGTGTGGCCCAGATCATTTGCAAGTGTGCCACTTTGGCGTGCCTGAGAATGGGATGCTGATCCTGCTTTGGGAGAGTTGGCCtttgcatttctttttctttttcttaaatttttttttttttttttggtggttggGGGATGGCACTTGTGACCGGTGCATCCTAGCCGCTGATACTCTTAGTTTCAGTTTCAAGGAGATCCATTATGACGGACCAAGAGTTGTCCTACATTACATTGCAGCTAGAATTTTTCTTTAGTTGGACCGTTAATCTTGTAAATGACCCACAACACTTGTGTTGATTGAACGATCCCAGCCATTTAtctttggcttctttttttttttttcgttagcTTGGAACCAGTTCCTTTGTTATCAGCTTCATCTTACCCATCCATTTGCAGGCTGTAATGGTGGGATATGCTTGAACCAATGACACAATGGTTCCAATTGACTCAGCGGCTCGATCAAATTGGCCCAACTTGCCCAAGTTGGGGTTGACTCATGGGATCGGTCTGGCCCGGTTGCGAACTAGGGAACCCAAGTAGACCATGGTTGAGATCTGCAGCGAATTCTTCTCCTGTATGGAAGCGTGGTCGTAGAGGATGGATTGTCTTGTTGCATTGGTAATGGTCAGGGTCCATCTTTGGCATTGACAGACGGTGTTCCATGGAAACATGGATTCTATGAATAGGGTTTTGTTTGGAATGTAAATGGAATTGTAAAATTCATTAAACAACAATCACCGTGTTTCTTGTGCTAGAGAATCTTAACTATTGGATAAGAGTAATAACTAAGGTATGGAAACTGAATGTCCAAACAGCTTGATTGTCTTGTCCTTTAAAAATTTCTTTCTATCAtaaaatatatatcaagtggggaCCACCATCAAGTTGTGTAGGGCCTGTTTGAACGCAACTTTCGAATGGTTGTTTGAGGCCTAAATGATGTTTTGTTCATACAGCAGTTGACCTAGTGTGTTTAATGCACTTTGCAAACATCCATCTCATGTCTCCCATTCAACAAAAGAGTGGCTAGAACACTGACAGTATGAAAACCAATACGAATTATTTTTATCCACGTGGTGACTGTGGAGCTGACCGATTTAGAAATTGAGGGCGATTCAGTTATCAATGTTGCATTCGTTTGAAAGTAAGGTGGGCCTGCACTGGAAGATCATATCTTCAGGATCCCAAttgataaatggattggatggctgatTGGCTGGATGCTTAAAACTGTCCTTCTGGTTAGCTCTAATGAAGAATCCTACTCACACGATCAGTGATCTTGCTATGGAAAGGTTAGTGGGAAAAAAGGTTTGATGCCCAAGTAAACTAGGAAAAATCTATTTACTAGAATTGATTATTGTTGAATGATGATTTAAACGTTGATTATTATTATTGCGGATGATTTAATATAAATTGATTTCTTAAGTATTAAACTATAGATGGATCTAAATGTGAATATGAATGTGAGTGAGGATGTGGAACAATACAAAAACAATCCGAACAATACACCTAAAGATGTGTGGGTATCGAAGTCTTAATTATAAGTACTTTAACTTTTAGTTTGCTTTATAAGGTTATCATGTGGCCAACAAAGTGGATATAGCTGGATGCATCCATCAAAGTCAGTTAAGACTTTGATTCTCTAGTTTTCTATGAACTCACTTAAGACCTGTTTGATAAGAGTGTACAGTTTGAAACGGTAATCGAATGCAAAATGACATCAGCCCTAAAAGAAGTAAATCCTTTACACTTGCTTGTTTTGTTAAAAAgaggtttaaaaaaaatatttttccattACACTTGGAATTGCTTAGattgcaataataataataataataataaacctctTTTTCCTCTAAAATTGTCATTTAAAATATCACATTAGATACAAactcttaaaaaataataataataataataaattcttaTTTTAACTTtttgaaaaaaggaagaaagaaagaagaagattgtACCCTCTTAATGTAGGGAAAGCAAATGCAAACACTTTGTTGCAACATCCCCAATGTCTTGTTGATGTAAGCTAGTTGCGTTCTTTAATTTTCATTCCACCAAATAAATCTCTATGGCTTAGATCTTGAGAATTAGATATTCATCAAGTGATTTTTCTACTAAGCACAGGATTCAAGAAGTTCTACAAatatttcaattattaaattaatattttaaatgttaaaattGTTTTGATCACACTTGATGCTCTAATGGCTTAATTCTAGTGAGGTCCACTACTTGATCTAAATGAGTATTGAATTAATAGCAGATAGCCATGATAATGAAATGGTGAGATCAAATTGGGTACACGGATAAAGCAGGAACAATCTTTTAATATCGCTTACCATATGAAAGATTGTAGGATGGTTGAGTACCATAACCTGCGTCTCTTTGAAAAGCCTAATCATTCCTTATTGATATATCATATTCTAGTGGGAGAGTGGCTCtaaagttagagagagagagagagcattagaCTTCCACCCCATTGGGCGTTATTTGCACACACAGAGAGAGGGTGTTACATCGAGTCGAAACAAGttaagctggcctcagctcgactcggctcggccactagctcagctcggcttggtccttgagcctgactggccagcttagctaagtttggtcagcagctcaagccagctcgggccgagttcgagccaagatcgagctgagtttgccattgaagcattttcacaaacacttagactgcaacttcaaaattctactgtatgtaaaacacaagcaatggttttacaggtattttatcaaacaccttctaagcaacataaaaaccaagaaaaaaaaggtatttgtttcatgtacataccttccttaccaccagccacacttcgttgagtcatttcatcaagcacttggtgagtaacatcaatagcaaagtaaccgagtcaccaaactggttcgatccgagttgagtcgagtcgagctggggccagctcgaactcggcccgaactcattttggagcttaaaaaatcagctcaactcggcttgaactcagcttcgaaccaagttgaatcgagctttttcgagtcgagtcgagcgagctaactgagctagctcggttcgtgtacacccctagagagagagagagagacccatctCTGGTCCTTTCATCCATCACATATGGCTCTAGTGTCCCCTTGGCCCACTCCAAGGCATGACATATGGCTCTTATTCTCTCCTTCATCTTGGATGGATGAAAGAGAGGCTTTTCTAGTTCAAAGAAGGGCATTGACAAACCAATGGCTCATCAATGGCACTAATCAAGTAAATCATACCcgattgatttatttttctattcTAGAAATTTGAGAATATTTAAACAGAAATCCATAGGGTTATAAATCTAAAATTGGATTTTGAAGAACTTTTTTCCTCTGCATTTTGAAAATCCCAACAGTGCCCCCATTAATGGCACTAAGCCCAGAAATCACCCTAATAGGATGATcatgttcattttttttttaactattgCAAAATCAAAGCAGTCAGTCGATCGTGGTGTTTGTCACTAAAAGGGGAAAAAACAGAAGAAGGCATTTTTCATTTCCTATTGCAAGAACTCATTTGGACAAAATAATCCTTGTTTCACTCAACtttacaaagattttgtgaagattGTTTGGATGCCCAAATCAAGGAGCATTCTTGCCTTTGTATTTTTGGGGCTGCTTAATTTGGAGAAGATGCGACAGGCCTGCAACCACATGGAGCCGACTCGTCGGAATGCCCGTCTTTGCAAGAGCATTTCCATGTATATCCAGGAGCACAAAGCAAGGAACGTACTTGATATCATAGTGGAGAAGCTGCACATGCAGGAAACTAACTCACATAAGCAGAATTGCTTAAGAACATATGCATGTCTCCAGGTTTGCTAATCCCAAACATGTTTAAACACAATCAAATGTGCCCAATTAGCATACACGTGTGACATCTAAGAttctaagctgtccatcaggtgtcTCTCAACATGTACTTGCCCAAGCCAAAGAAACAGGTCCAGTCTTCAGGTAGGCCACAGTTTTGGAAGAAACGGACTGGATATTTAGGCCAAGTTTCTTTCACCACCTATGTTTTCAACACTGGCCCATCTGATAACTGGACCAGCCTTTTCCTTTTTCTGGCCAGGGAACCTACATGGCAGGACCCACTTGACAGGCAATCTAGCAAATGCATGCCAGGTGGGTGCATGTGGTGGGAGTAGATGTGGGCCTTATGTGCATGTGAGATTAAGAGAGCTCTAAGTGCAAGAAAATGGTGAAAGAAAGCATGTAAAAATATAGAAGCAGGTAAAACTGCAGAAGTATAAAGAAAATATGGCCCTGCaactgagccaaaagatgggcaATGAGGTTTATCAAATGATAAATGCATGAAACTAGGACAGC harbors:
- the LOC131218663 gene encoding ankyrin repeat protein SKIP35-like — encoded protein: MEDIVSLEEDGIQELAADAFPDSFTHSCIDDEAPPKSSCLVLEIGESSSSTCTTEMPCSCNSAELSGGFSSSEKEKMVISQDGTKLGQCDRVGLGRRFQIAVSSCDWFVAEILIPFTDRQGLNDFLGVALDAIWLLRTERELKGVLELIKKLIACGATDYRGAMLRTSFLASCVLVCRCRTMSLQDTVNIMAKRLSERLEEREGNAVLKSGAAAKIQGFTEWALNCVGFYSYFKGNNDRVMNSWVIELQLQLSAFRELLDLIGVHLTVKDFTEAFDAACFALTLFFSAIDPGRVSGITSSAIQGFLEILLEWGADDFNRWVLQASCFGSTELVRILLQISQRNNLDVDVDLALAFASRFCKISTIECLVVEGNATDFLGPLMRAAGKGCIQVVKWFVERGCTDMDLCLTLTAAASSSRIEVIDYLLPNVPHHVLSTLCIELIKAAGEQSSDSFVGIGYLMRSNFLRDPEATYAAADCVAKSEDETISPELRAFFHDTWSEDAFLRGRRFGQDHYANVMRVVKRGLSPLSLQDLPLSLQVAIAYLPLYRECIEAGGPLLSQWLRGQLVEAAWRLGKGSFDNIEQVIWRTRNDLLAVLECHIPVFLL